The genomic region ACCCGACAGGAGGGGGGAGACCCCGTTCCGGATCGCGAGGCTCGACGTCGCGCCGGAGAACATTCCGGGCACCCCGGGCGCGGACGGCGAGACGGTCCTGCTCGGGTCGGATGCGGTGTTCGAGGGCCTCAGGCAGCGCCTGATCGACAACGAGGCCGACCTCGTGCTGATGCTGCATGGCTTTGCCTGCGACTTCCGGAACGCCCTCTCGAACGCCGCCGCGATCAAGACGGCCTGGGGAACGAGATCCTTCCCCATCGAGACGGCGATGTTCTCCTGGCCGGCGGACGGCAAGGTCGTTCCGTTCCTGAGCTACGCCTCCGACCGGGACGACGCGCGCTCTTCCGCCAAGGCGATCGCCCGCGCGCTGCAGAGGCTCCTTGGCTACCTGAAGGACCTCCAGGACGAGGCGGTCAAGGAGAGGCTCAAGGCACAGCGCGAGAACCGCGAGCCGAAGATCGATCTCTGTCACGCGAAGATCCATCTCGTCGCGCACTCGATGGGGACTTACGCGCTGCGCAACGCGCTTCAGGCCTTGATCTCGGATTACGGCGGCAAGCGGCTGCCGCGGGTGCTGCACACGATCTTCCTGATGGCGGCGGACGAGGACAACAACGCCTTCGAGCACGAGACGAAGCTCGCCCGACTGCCCGAGCTCGCCGAGCAGGTCTATGTGTATTTCGCGCGCAACGACAACGCGCTCGTGATCAGCGACGTCTCGAAGGGTAACCCTGACCGGCTCGGCGCCACCGGCCCGCGCACCCTCACCTCGCTTCCGCAGAAGGTGACGCTCGTCGATTGCACCGAGGTCTCCTCCACCGGCTCGGTGAAGGACGCGAACCACCAGTACTACCGCAAGCGCGCCGAGGTGATCGCCGATGTGCGCCAGGTGCTCGCGGGCAAGGCGCCGGAGGCGGTGACGGGGCGGGAATGGATCCCCGCGCGGAGCTGCTTCCGCATCAAGGCAGCGAAGAAAGAGGAGCATAAGCATGGCAAGGCTCGTCCAGTACGAGGAGGCGCCGCCGGAGGTCCGCGCGGTCTATGACGAGATCAAGGCCGCGCGGAACATTCCGGATGTCAACAATTTCTGGAAGGCCCTCGCTGTCCACCCGCCGACGCTCTGTCGCACCCGGGACTCGCTGCGCGAGGTGATGGGCCCCGGCGTGCTCGACCCGCTGACGAAGGAGATGCTCTCTCTCGCTGTCTCGACCGCGAATGGCTGCGCCTACTGCATGGCGAGCCACACAGCGGCGGCGCGGGCGAAAGGCATGACGGAGGAGATGCGCGGCGAGCTCCTCGCCATTGTCGCGATGGCGGCGGAGACCAACCGGCTCGCGGACGCCTACGACGTTTCGATCGATCCGGCCTATCGCGACCCCGGCTAGCCCACCCGTCGCGGCGCGAGCGCGGCCCAGGCGGCGAGCGCCTCCGCCGCGGTGCGGTGGCCGATGTCGGGGTGGCCGGTCGCGCGCTGCATCCGCACCGGCTCGTTCGGCACGAAGCCCGCGAGCCAGCGCTGGCCTAGGCGCTCGATAACCGCGACGTCCTCCGCGGCAATCGCGTCCATGTCGAGCGCCGCGAGGCGGGCATGCGGCGGGTCGGTCGTCGCGGGCCCCGGCATCGGGTTCAGCCGTACCACCGGGCCATCCGTGATCGCATCGCGCGGATTCGTAGGCAGCGCTCCGCCGAGCATGACATGCGCGTGGAAAGGAGCGCTGCTTGCGGGTTCCTTCAGGATCGCGCGGAGCATCATGCCAACCTCGCGCGAAAGCCGCTGCAGCTTGAGCCCGAGGTCGTCGGAGGGGGGCGGCAGGCGCTTGTCGGGCACGAGCACGTTCC from Elioraea tepida harbors:
- a CDS encoding carboxymuconolactone decarboxylase family protein, giving the protein MARLVQYEEAPPEVRAVYDEIKAARNIPDVNNFWKALAVHPPTLCRTRDSLREVMGPGVLDPLTKEMLSLAVSTANGCAYCMASHTAAARAKGMTEEMRGELLAIVAMAAETNRLADAYDVSIDPAYRDPG
- a CDS encoding alpha/beta hydrolase, with the translated sequence MAVRVHFATNREEIVENGVVTGFGPRLNPKSPLWLRYGAADMEPDRRGETPFRIARLDVAPENIPGTPGADGETVLLGSDAVFEGLRQRLIDNEADLVLMLHGFACDFRNALSNAAAIKTAWGTRSFPIETAMFSWPADGKVVPFLSYASDRDDARSSAKAIARALQRLLGYLKDLQDEAVKERLKAQRENREPKIDLCHAKIHLVAHSMGTYALRNALQALISDYGGKRLPRVLHTIFLMAADEDNNAFEHETKLARLPELAEQVYVYFARNDNALVISDVSKGNPDRLGATGPRTLTSLPQKVTLVDCTEVSSTGSVKDANHQYYRKRAEVIADVRQVLAGKAPEAVTGREWIPARSCFRIKAAKKEEHKHGKARPVRGGAAGGPRGL